From a single Stigmatopora nigra isolate UIUO_SnigA chromosome 21, RoL_Snig_1.1, whole genome shotgun sequence genomic region:
- the LOC144214653 gene encoding transmembrane protein 65-like — protein sequence MLRLCAASVRLRLGLGLHPSRVSWQRQLGTHGRKESREPLNSPKRAKEFIYRLQAGERSCLLQELQNFESIAIAQETVEPSPPTAAQIKYVLFHNTLPFIGFGFLDNAIMISAGTQIELSIGITLGISTMAAAALGNLVSDLAGLGLAGYVEALASRLGMQVPELTPKQVDMWQTRLSAHTGKAIGVVIGCILGMFPLFFISDDEDKKAKTDKAKPC from the exons ATGCTGCGCCTGTGCGCGGCGTCGGTTCGGCTTCGGCTCGGGCTCGGGCTCCACCCGAGCCGAGTGTCGTGGCAGCGCCAGCTCGGAACCCACGGCCGAAAAGAATCCAGGGAGCCGCTCAACTCTCCCAAACGGGCCAAAGAGTTCATCTACCGGCTACAAGCCGGCGAGAGGAGCTGCTTGCTCCAAGAGCTCCAGAACTTTGAGTCTATCGCCATCGCTCAAG AGACAGTGGAACCTTCACCACCAACTGCTGCACAAATCAAATATG ttttgttcCATAATACACTTCCATTCATCGGCTTCGGTTTCCTGGACAACGCCATCATGATCTCAGCC GGAACACAAATCGAACTCTCCATTGGCATCACACTAGGCATCTCCACCATGGCTG CCGCCGCCTTAGGGAACCTGGTGTCCGATTTAGCGGGTCTCGG CCTAGCGGGCTACGTGGAGGCGCTAGCATCCAGACTCGGCATGCAAGTTCCAGAGCTTACGcccaaacaggtggacatgtggCAGACCCGGCTCAGCGCACATACG gGCAAAGCCATCGGCGTTGTCATCGGGTGCATTCTGGGAATGTTCCCACTCTTCTTCATCAGTGATGACGAGGATAAGAAGGCCAAAACGGACAAAGCCAAGCCATGCTAA
- the vps45 gene encoding vacuolar protein sorting-associated protein 45, translating into MNVTLAVKQYISKMIESSGAGMKVLLMDKETTSIVSVVYTQSEILQKEVYLFERIDSQNRESMKHLKAICFLRPTKENVEHLIQELRRPKYSVYFIYFSNVISKSEIKALAEADEQEVVAEVQEFYGDFIAINPHVFSLNLQGVAKGRSWDPTVLWRCTQGLTSLLLALKKCPMIRYQLSSDMSKRLAENVKQIITKEYELFDFRKTEVPPLLIILDRSDDAITPLLNQWTYQAMVHELLGINNNRIDLSRVPGISKDLREVVLSAENDEFYANNLYLNFAEIGTNIKNLMEDFQKKRPKGQQKLESISDMKSFVDNYPQFKKMSGTVSKHVTVVGELSRLVAERQLMEVSEVEQELACQNDHSSAQQNVRRLLQNPRVSEMDAVRLVALYALRYERHSSSVLPALVELLARRGVSESRRKMVQCVVEYGGKRVRGSDLVTPTDAVAITKQFFKGLKGVENVFTQHQPLLHDTLDQLIKGRLKDSQFPYLGASSLRDR; encoded by the exons ATGAACGTGACACTGGCGGTGAAGCAGTACATCTCCAAGATGATCGAGAGCAGCGGGGCGGGGATGAAGGTTCTGCTCATGGACAAGGAGACG ACCAGTATCGTGAGTGTGGTCTACACACAATCTGAGATCCTGCAGAAGGAAGTCTACCTCTTTGAACGGATTGACTCTCAGAACAGAGAAAGTATGAAACACCTGAAGGCCATCTGCTTCCTCAGACCCACCAAG GAAAACGTGGAACATCTCATTCAGGAGCTCAGAAGACCAAAATACAGCGTCTACTTCATCT ACTTCAGCAACGTGATCAGTAAAAGTGAAATCAAAGCTTTGGCCGAGGCTGACGAACAAGAAGTGGTAGCGGAAGTGCAG GAATTTTACGGAGATTTTATCGCCATCAATCCTCACGTGTTCTCCCTCAACTTGCAAGGCGTGGCCAAGGGGCGGAGCTGGGATCCAACCGTCTTGTGGCGGTGCACGCAGGGTTTGACCTCACTCCTATTGGCGCTCAAAAAGTGTCCCATGATTCGCTACCAGTTGTCCTCCGACATGTCCAAACGCCTGGCTGAAAATGTTAAG CAAATCATCACCAAGGAGTACGAGCTTTTCGACTTCAGGAAGACGGAAGTCCCGCCCCTTTTGATCATCCTTGACCGTAGTGATGACGCGATCACGCCACTGCTCAACCAG tGGACGTACCAGGCAATGGTCCACGAGCTCCTGGGCATCAACAACAACCGCATCGACTTGTCCCGAGTTCCGGGTATCAGCAAAGACCTCCGCGAGGTGGTCCTGTCCGCGGAGAACGACGAGTTCTACGCCAAC AACTTGTACCTGAACTTTGCCGAGATCGGCACCAATATCAAGAACCTGATGGAAGACTTCCAGAAAAAGAGACCTAAAGGGCAGCAGAAGCTGGAGTCCATCTCGGACATGAAG TCGTTTGTGGACAACTACCCGCAATTCAAGAAGATGTCGGGCACCGTGTCCAAGCACGTGACGGTGGTGGGCGAGCTGTCCCGCCTGGTGGCCGAACGCCAGCTGATGGAGGTGTCGGAGGTGGAGCAGGAGCTGGCTTGCCAGAACGATCACTCCAGCGCGCAGCAG AACGTGCGCCGGCTGCTGCAGAACCCCCGAGTGTCAGAAATGGATGCCGTCCGCCTGGTGGCGCTGTACGCCTTGCGCTACGAGCGTCACAGCTCCAGCGTCCTGCCCGCCCTGGTGGAGCTGCTGGCCAGGAGGGGCGTGTCCGAAAGCCGGCGCAAG ATGGTCCAGTGCGTGGTGGAGTACGGAGGGAAGCGAGTCAGGGGAAGCGACCTGGTCACGCCCACGGACGCCGTCGCCATCACCAAACAGTTTTTCAAAGGCCTCAAG GGCGTGGAGAACGTCTTCACGCAACATCAACCTCTTCTTCACGACACGCTGGATCAGCTGATCAAAGGTCGCCTGAAGGACAGTCAGTTTCCTTATCTGGGAGCCAGCAGCCTCAGAGACAGGTGA